The genomic stretch AACGAGTAAAAATAATTACAGCAGCACAGCGTCCTCCACATCAGCAGCATAATGAGCCTGACAGATGGAGGATCTGTTATTAGCTTCCTCTACAAGAGCAGTTTTCAAAACTTgaactgtaaaaaaagaaagaaaaagaaaggcaCTATCCTTAAATGAGAGCAACCCGGGCCAAAGAGAGACCCCTGTAATGTACCAAATGTTTAAATAACACTTAAGAGACAGtcattattttcatattctttATCAGCATGGGATTTTAACAGCAAACTAGAGCCAAACCGTTGACTGTGTTCAGCACGACCTTGGTGCCATTCACCACTCATCATATTTTCAAAGCGAGACATGTGCGTTTAAGTTGAAGTCAAGTGTTGGGTCACACTAATGTCACCAAGCATGCTGTGTAGAAAATGAAAGTCCCTTTTTATTTATGCACAgatcagtgtgtgagtgagagacggcAATGGGGAGCTGGTTCTAATTCAAGtcacattcaaattcaaatcaaACTTCCCACTTTGAACTGTGGATTTCAATTAGATTTACTTGTCCTGAAAGTTTGACCTCAGACCGAGTGTGTCCTgttggaagaaaaagaaaattacatttcGTTCAAACAAATTCAGACTCTGAGTTTCAACAATGCGGCATTCAGTTAGATGTTAAAGAGGAGTTACAAAGCCCtagtagctagttagctagcctcTGCGTCTGTATGCtactggatgtttttttttgtaaatcgtAAATTGGGTCAATTATGAGaaagtaacaaaactactttccctggtctgcaaagttacaaagcccaaagtccacgccaaagggagaaaAGCTGCTCTTGAACTGCCTGatacgccttgcttgaagtcctgccttttcatccgtaacgtggtgatgtcacaaagtaacacatttgcataatatctgCCTAGCCAGCCCAGACTCACGGCAAAgcgtaatagacccgcctgtccaccggaagaaagcgtgtcagtgtcacattttcaGACGTGAATATTGCACACCTGCATGAAGTTGCAGTGTAttgtagtgacgtttgtcacgtgttttccgtaaTGACGTTACGTTCTTTccatacgtgttttacttagcgtacatacttattttaagcccgaccatgacgttttcccttaacctaactaagtggttttcttgcctgaactaAGTGAGGGactttgttgccccctgctggtaccgCACGTTCATACAggcatgtaatattcacgtctctgcgaggcaaaacgtgacactgacgcTCTGTCCTCTGGTGAACAGGCGagtctattacacactttgtCATGATATCGGGTTGGTttatagcggctagtttggcacgccctcaaacaaagctagttagagcggagctggagtagAGTCCGAGGAGTTTGGTTCACagagtggaccagctgaccaatcagaacagagcgtttcagacagagggcaaAAAGAGGTGTTGCAGCGTAGCCGgtacgagaaaaataaagcgttttttgagcattaaagcatgtaaacatgttctagtagaaatacaaGATAAAAagcatgcacctgaaaatgagcataataggtcctctctAAGTTATCAATCATTACTCTGAATATCATATTGTTAAATAACAGTTGTTTGGTGCAAAAACATTGTCTCACATCCTCTGAATATGATATATTTTTTGAAATTCTGAAGGTATCAGCTTGTATACAacaccaacagcaacacactGTTAATAGTAAAGTACTGTtgttaaaattacagtaaattaaaGTACAATAATATTCTGTATTTAGCACCTACACCAATAATAttattgttaaaataacattatgAGTACAGTTTCTATGAGGTATATAGAGCCTGTCCAGTCCTCAGCAGACTACTACCACACATATAAAACCAGTCAGCCCACTGAGAACCCTTCAGTGTGCTTTTGTTTGACATCTTCCAGCTCCAGCTCATTTAAACAGGTCGTAAAAAGTCAATGAGACAGACTTCTTGGCATGACTTGGGCCATCAGTGCTGATGACGTAGTGCAGCTTTGGAGCGCACAGATGATGAGCAGGAAGCGCCAGTGCGCATCTCCAccactataataataatgtggctGAGCAGCGTCGCTGTCTCTTCAGCACCAACTCACTGACAATCCGACCAACCGGAGAGACGAGACCAGACAGGCTCAACTCACTTCTCTCACTgcgactcctctctctctgcatgtggATGCTTTTTCTTATCAAGATAACAAactacttttgttttcttccagtATTAAGGAGCTATGATATATCACCTGCTGAAAGTAAGAATTTAGATGTGTTGGTTGTCGAACAGGAGCGACCATGTGGTTAGTGGATGATTTTATTTCACTGaggattcagatttttttccatcttttcaTTATAAACtaagctttttctttttcatcactCTTTGGAAGTCTAGAGAAATGTCTAAATTACTGAGTTGTTGTTGAAATAAGTTTATTATTTCGACTTCAAACAATAATTTAAGagcctttttttcctttaataatAAGTGGAATTTGCACATCTCATCGTGATGCTGACTGTAGTAGTTGGACTCTTGTACCTGGTGAGTGGACGCACGGTGCGCAGCCAGGACTCTACAGGTAGCCGCTTCGTGTGTAACGCCATCCCTCCGGGTGCAGAACCGGGCTGCGGGTACGGACCTACCGGGGGGAACCGGAACCGGGTCCAGAGCAGCAGCCCCGTGGAGGACGAGCTGCGGAACACCATCCTCCAGCTCCGGGAGAACATCCTGCAGCAGAAGGAGACCATCGGGAGCCAGCAGGGAACCATCAAGGAGCTCAACTCCAAACTGGCGCGCTGCGAGGCGGCGGCGGATGAGACTCCGCAGAGCAGGACCCGGGGTGGACAGGGGGGATCCGGATCCAGGAGGAAGGACTACAGCAAGAACACCATGGGGGACCTGCCCAGGGACCCAGGGGACACCATAGACCAGCTGGGCAAGACAATGCAGAGTCTCAAGGGTCGGCTGGAGAGCTTGGAGGTAAGATGGCACAATTACGCAGCTCGTGCGTAAAACCAAAAAATCACTTTGGTTTAGTTTCCTCcactaaaacaaaattattaatTGCTTTTAAGGAATGTGAGACAACGTTTTTGCAGCAAACAACCGTTATTTAACAATATGATATTCAGAGTAATGATTGataacttaaagaggacctatcatgctcattttcagttgCATGCTttttatttggggtttctactagaacatgtttacatgctttaatgctcaaaaaacactttatttttctggtacaggctgtgctgcagcacctcttttcgcCCTGGGTATGAAacgctctgctctgattggtcagcccacttttttttcagagggtagagcaggttgtccaccaatcggaaggtcggtggttcgatcccggctgctccgggtcacatgtcgatgtgtccttgagcaagacacttttacccccaaattgctcccgaaggcgtagccatcggtgtgtgaaagagtatttagattagatcctgatgggcaaagttggcaccttagcagcctctgccatcagtgtatgaatgtgtgtgaatgggtgaatactgatatgtagtgtaaagagctttgagtggtcagaagactagaaaagcactctataaatgcaagtccatttacccaTAATACTCACCAACAAAGCCAGTACATCATCAGAACTACATGCACCATGGCAACATCTTCCAGCTCTTTCACCAACATGCCTTATAGAGCATTTCCAACATGCCTTATAGAGCATTACCAACATGCCTTATAGAGCATTTCCAACATGCCTTATAGAGCATTACCAACATGCCTTATAGAGCATTACCAACATGCCTTATAGAGCATTACCAACATGCCTTATAGAGCATTACCAACATGCCTTATAGAGCATTACCAACATGCCTTATAGAGCATTACCAACATGCCTTATAGAGCGTTACCAACATGCCTTATAGAGCATTACACACACGTCTGATAATAGACCTGCTCTGCAGCCTCAGGGGGCTCGTGAGATCAAAGGGTCACGTAATAGGCATGTCACATCAATACgttttttaatcattaaaaGATAACTCCGAGAGTCATCAATAAGAAATGAgcaacaagaaagaaagaaaaaacactgtCAAAGGTGTAATCACGCGTGTGGTGCAGGGATTTGCAAACGCATCATTGAATAATGTATGACTtctgtgcgcgtgtgtgttCCACATACTGTTTTATTTGCAGTTATGCGCCTAATtattcacagcagcagcagctgatgaaATTAATTCCCGCAGATTTCACCTGCATCAGATGCGTAATGGGTTTCAGTCGTTCATATATTTACTGCTGTTTGCCCTGAGAGCTTCGTCTCCAGCAGCCCTTTGTACAGTCCCAGGAGACCTCACTGCCGCTGCTTCcacagagatcagagatcacAGCTGACATTGAGGTCACCTATAGACAGTGAAGCgctttacatactgtacacagcaGCAGGTTGCTGTAAAGCCATGGCTTTATCTCTTTTGTCGTATTAACAGTGTGGTGCATTTATCATCAGCCCTGATAAACAATCAGTATTTAAAGTCAAGGTTATTTCTATATACAGCATGCTGCATTGCCGATCcatccatgtctctactccctcccctctcctctcctcttcctctctccttgatTGGAAGCTTTAATACCGATCAAATCAAGGATACACTGCAGATGTGAGGATACACATTATATTGCATTTTAATCACATATCTATTGATCTGCATCTGCTTAACATAATGATTATTGCAAGGCTGGTGTTGCTGATAGCGTATGGCATCCCTGGAGCAGGACCTCTCTCTCTAATCAAACCCATCTACATATCTCAACAGTTGCATTCAGGACCTCGCAGGTTGCTTCAGCCTTCAGCGGCAGATTATCAGGGAATTGCTCATATGAGCTATTCAGATGGCGCCATTGTGTCATGAAAGATTAATCAAACTCTGTGAATGGATCACAAAGTGGGTGTGAATCCCGCAGACAGCAGGGCAACATCAACAAAAGCCTTAGAAATGAACATCTGAGGGCATTTTTTGATGCACGGTCAAAAAAAGGCCTGTACAGTTGTCCGTCcctgtttttttactaaaaaacATCTGCGATCAGGCCTGGTGTGACCTCTGGGTGACGTGTGGCGCCTACCTTCCTCTAATACCCGGCCCAGTCATGGGTGTTTTGGCAGGTCACCAATCAAAGCTCGCTGCGGGGACACGCTGTCTTCATTTCGATATTGGTGCTGCTGTATCAAAAACAATGGTGCTTAAAGGATGTCAGGCCTAAAAGGTAGACACAATCAGTCATCTGCTGGAAATCTAGGTCTTCATGGCGACTGGATGCTTGTTTGAGTGCACAAGATTAACTggattaaatgtgtgtgtgtcattgtttGTCCCTCCCTTCTGTCCCcactgtctgtctatctatctaactatcaTCCATCCTCTTCCCTGCTGCTCTTCCCTGCAATCTTTCCCACTTGGCCTCCCAGCAGCAGAGTTTGCATCTCCCCAGCACCAACGTGTCAGCCGGAAGTGTCTCCGCCCTGTCTCCCCTGCCACCAGAGCTGCGGGAGCTGCTGCGCCAGCGTCTGGGGGCGCTGGAGAGCCAGCTCCTCCGGAAGGTGGCCgatctggaggaggagaagagccaGCTCTACAATGAAACAGCGGCCCACCGCCAACGCACCGAGAGCGCTCTCAACTCCCTCCTGGAGAGGATCACCGAGCTCGAGAAAAGTAAGTGTAATACAATGGGTGCTGCGAAATGTTGGCCAGATTTATAATGccagacttttttcttttttttttaatgccagattTAGAACTAATTAGTCAATCCCTTTGCAAATTCCTGATGATGCAAGTAAAAAAACCTCACaacacaagttttttttttttttctcagagccATTCTCGGAGCAGCTCCTGGTCTTGAAAAACAAGGCTTGGAAAGCAACACTGAATGTTTAATTAGTTTAAGAAATATCGGAGAGATGTCCACACTCCGGGGTATCACTTTGATGGTAGACGTCAGAATAACACAGAATATCTTTGCCAAGAGGAAAATGATTTTAGAAGATGATCTCACCGCTCGCTTGACACCTCCTGGAGGCCCACGTCCCCCGAGACGCAGTCGATTCAGTTAGCGGCTGTTTGAGGATACAAGTTTTAACCAAAGTTAATTGCTCACATTTAAAGGAGGTTGGCATGTTAGCACATCCACCTGTAGAAcatcagccgattagactgtgaTCAGGACATTAAAtggggcgttatcagtggttgttatcctcatagatgtgggtcagaagggccctgctacacccactagtaggatTTATCATCTACTCAAATGGTAGATcactaaaataaagaaaaccaaagcgacctctagcgactgtaattatttattttaagccaaaatgcAGTCTTTTCATCTTGATTTAACAAAGTGGTTTTAAagaaagttgtagttttgttggctaaacctaaataagttgtagttttgttgcctaatcctagataagttgtagttttattgcctaaacctaaagaaagtTTTagctttattgcctaaacccttgaagctgtagttttgttgcctaatcctaaataagttgtagttttattgcctaaacctaaagaaagtTTTagctttattgcctaaacccttgaagctgtagttttgttgcctaaacctaaataagttgtagttttgttgcctaaacctaaataagttgttttgttgtctaatcctaaagaaagttgtaatttagttgcctaaaaacaaagaaagttttagttttattgcctaaatctaaagaagttgtaattttgctGCCCAaccttaaagaagttgtaattttgttgcctaaacctaaataaagttgtagttttgttgcctaaacatcaataagttgtagttttgttgccttaccCCAAagaaagttgtagttttgttgccttaacccaAAGAAGTTggagttgtattgcctaaacctaaataagttgtagttttgttgcctaaacctaaataagctgtggttttgttgcctaaacctaaataagttgtagttttgttgcctaaacctaaataaagttgtagttttgttacctaaacctaaagaagttgtagttttgttgcctaaacccaaataaagttttagttttgttgcctaaacccaaataaagttttagttttgttgcctaaacctaaagaagttgtagttttgttacctaaacccaaatcaagttttagttttgttgcctaaacctaaagaagttgtagttttgttacctaaacccaaataaagttttagttttattgcctaaacctaaataagttgtagttttgttgcctaaacctaaataagctgtggttttgttgtctaaacctaaataagttgtagttttgttgcctaaacctaaagaaagttgtagttttgttacctaaacccaaataaagttttagttttgttgcctaaacctaaagaagttgtaggtttgttgcctaaacctaaagatttGCTTtacagtttcactttcacaaacgTCGTAGTAGGCCCcgactgacccacatctatggtgcttatagcgagtgataaagcacatttaatgcCCTGAcaacagttgaatcgggtgtGCAGTGAATGTAATGAGACAATACAATAGCCTCACGATAAATATTACCTTTGTGAGCCTTATTTAGGTCAATTTACATCAAGACGGAgccagagaggtgttgattcaattcTACAGAGGCGTTTGAGGCTTTGTGATGTTTTGTCAGCTGGAAATGTGGAGCTTTTTCCACTGATGATCACCCTACAATAAATTTGTAACATGCTCTGGTTGTGTCCGTGCTCTGGGCTTACAGAAAACCGGGGAGAAGTTTGAGCTTGTAGAGGAACGGTATGAGTGAGGAGCTCAGAAGCAGTGGCAGGGGACCATGTTTTATATGGtattctttctttgtctctttttgtgGGTCAAAGTGGTTTAACTGGTTCCACATGGACATACCGTGCTTCTAACTTGAGCCAATATCGTTAAAGCTTTCATTCAGTGTTACAGCTGGGTCATATATCCAGAGAAATGGTGGTTTTAACAGTTGCTAAGGCTCAAATGCTCTGCTTAACACAGATAAAACTGTGGTTCAATACCATTGAAATATGCAACATGTTTCCTTGGTTCAAACTCACTGCACATTTTATGAGTGTGTGCGGTTTCCACAATGCCTTTTCTCCTGTTTTATGATCATTTTCTCTTTAAATCTGTCTGTCCTTCTTAATCATGCTTGATTTATCATCCATATTTATTCCATTTCTTGTTCATTTCTATTATTCGTTGTCTTTTGAATATTACAGTAAAACTCCTGTAATCTTTCTTTAACTGACCAACAGCCGCATCATTTATAAGCTGCGGTGCATTTGGCCACAACTGACCCAGTATGAAACCGAACTAAATCACTAACATGGAAGCATGAAAATAATTATCATAATAGGTTTCATATTTTAAGCTATGGGGCAATGTCCGTCCAccattttggtccagactgaaatatgtaTTGAATTGATTGCTGTGACATTTGCCACAGATATCTAACTCCCTAGAGGATGAATTTTTATTACTTTGTTTATCCGCTGTCTTTTCCTGCAACATCACCATGAGgctgacattttgttttgtttttattaaaatatctcAATAACTGTTAGATGGATTACTGTGAACGTTGGTAtggacattcatggtccccagaggatgaattgtcACATCTTTTATCCCCCTAACCTTTCATCTAGCTAcataaacaggtcataattctcatTTGCCCAAAACTTTGGTTTataaccaaatacctgcaaaactattggcatttccatcagcctcagctgcactttgtgcaaagactgtatataaaaagtggacgtagtaaccgtgacgtcacccattggtttgttgactgacgatttgaagccttgagtttgacattttggccgtcgtcatcttggttttttgtaACCAAAAGAAGCTGTAGTCTTGTTGCCTGAACCCaaataaagttgtagttttgttacctaaacctaaagaaagtTGTAGGTGTGTTgtttaaacctaaataagttatagttttgtttcctaaacataaagaaagttgtagttttgttgccttaacccaaataaagttgtagttttgttgcctaaacctgaagaaagttgtagttgtgttgcctaaacctgaagaaagttgtagttgtgttgcctaaacctaaagaaagttgtagttttgttgcctaaacctgaagaaagttgtagttgtgttgcctaaacctaaaggaaAGATGAACTAACATGGAAGCATGAAAATAATTATCATAATGAGTTTTGTATTTTGAGCTATACTGTAGGGCAATGTTGGTCCACATattttggtccagactaaaatatctcatCATCAACAGGTAACAATGCCTTCAAGTCCCCCGAGGACTTCAAGGTGTCCCTCCCTCTTCGCACCAACTACCTGTACGGACGCATCAAGAAGAGCCTCCCAGAGATGTACGCCTTCACCGTGTGCATGTGGCTCAAGTCCAGCGCCACACCCGGCATCGGAACCCCGTTCTCTTACGGCGTGCCGGGCCAGGCCAACGAGATAGTCCTCATCGAGTGGGGGAACAACCCCATTGAGCTGCTGGTTAATGATAAGGTGGGTCCATAATGAGAAACTGGCAAACTGTGTTCTTTAATTATTTGTTGATGGAGAAGAGAGCGACTTTGATTCCTTCACTGTGCCCTGATTTTAGTGAAGAGGGGAAGCTCAGAATCATTCATTACTCGCCTGGCAGCACTGCTGGCTGTAATGATGGTAGTAAAAGTAGATCAGCAGTGACTAATTAAACGCAAAAGAACGCATGTTTCATGTTGGAAACAAGCGAATAGCTACCGTATGTACATGTGAGCCCAATCATGATCCAGCTCAGAGGAGATTCACTGACCATCAGCTCTGAATATTTAATTTGGCACCTTATAAACATTTCATATCATTGACCCACATTCACACATAACAGTAATTCATTAGAGAACTTGTGCTGCCGGGTGCTCGTTTGAGGCTTCGTCTTCCTCTTTGCTCTCTGCAGACAATGTTGTTGCTGTACACAGTCACACACTGAGATTTCAGTCAACTAACGGGATTTCAATTACAGTAACACAACAGAAAAACCAAGTGTTAGAGACATGAATATTTGATGGTGTTTAGTCTTAAAAGGAAAAGAACTGTAATTGTTGTGTTGATGCTGTAATAATAGATTTTCCTGGTGGTACGGATGCTTCTGCAGCAGTGTAATGTTGGatttgggggattttttttgtgtaaaaatgttCCCGCACTGGAGAGGATTTTTTATTCCCCCTCCCTTTTCACCGTCTTGTTTACATTGGCCGTTATTGGCACAGGCAGGTCTCCTCACAGCTTTCCCTTCGCCATGCATTATACATGTGTTCAAGTCAGACAGATGAGAGAAAGATGGGGGGGAGAAAGGGATGGGAGTATGAGAGGAAAGGGGGTAGGAAATAGAAAAGCTGCAGAGCTTTGGAGGCGACAGAGTGccgaggagagagagggaggagagagagagagagagagagagagagagagagagagagagagagagagagagagaaggggaaagATCAGAAGATGCCAGAAAAAAGGAAGTTATAAtgtaacagagaaagaaagcgagctggaggagagaggaagaagagaataTGATTACTGTATGTGCAGCGGCACATCCATGTGTTGAACTTGTTCACACTGATAACAGGGTCCACTGGGGCACATTGTTTTTCCTGTTCATTTGGCTGCAGACTGAGCGGGAGGCAGAACGCTGCCTcgactattaaaaagtgcaaCGCTgtctgtattttgtatttagGGGGGGCTTCACAGAGAAGGAATCTTTATATCGTAAAAGTAACATCTCTACCAGGAGAGTCGGTGTCTTTGTTCAGGAAGATTGTCAATATCTCATTTTGCTCCAACTTTCAAATCGAGTAAAACATGCTCGTGATTTATCTCCATTTTTTTCCAATCAAATGCGGCTGCCAGGAGTTTAATCTGTAATGGATTCAACTGGTCTTGTACGACATTAAAACTGAGTTCTTTTGGCAAGTGTGCACGTTTAATCTGATGCATATAAATCTGGTGTTATCTGGAAGACCGTTTTCGGAATTGTAGAGAAAATCTTTCAGCAGTTCGTGCAGATTAGTCTGAATTATTCTCCTTATACGATTCAaaattcatgtgttttttacaaCACCTTTTACAGTATTGGTTGGAAGCAGATTCATTATATGACCTTCTGAATACATCTTACACTTATCTGCAGAAGCTTATCTGCAGCCTTTTGGAGCTGAAGAAGAAAATGTCCTTTGAACCAGAATATACATCATGGGCCCGGACACTGTGACATTCTACAGCAGGAGAAGCAAAGCAGTATCTACTCACACTTGTATTATATTTCCAGGGATCAGTTGCagggccctggtattgtgcatgctatGACTAGTCAAAACGTCTAATTCTAAAAAGGCTTATAGGAAATTAATAATTTCTACTTTTTAATAACTGTAAAaattgttttatgtatttaagaATGAggtcatttaaatgaaaatgagtgAGTCACGTATTAGTGTTTGCCCCGTGGATATGGTGTTTTAATATTAAGCTCTTTGTATATTAAAgttgctctatacgatatcctgagcattgatatagcagcaaactattgtttatgtaaagatatagaggagtaatgtctacctgagcagagaatgaagtctctctccctctttgtgtgttgtaatcagagcttctatgtgctttgttgacatcgccgggccggcagcgagtgccttttagtgcatgtgagcattgccccactggctagctcacggcctccgctctgcactgctctcatacggcggttacagctgattaCGCCGTCCTGACTGACGACGCCGTTGCAGCGctcaccctctggttccccccctcaggttaacactgttagcataGTAGTTCTGTTTGCTCGGAGAACGCGCTCCACACATGCACAGTAGATCGCTATGCTACCACTTGTATCTTAGTGGCTGCCACAATAAATTGACGGTACGAGGACATCCGCACAGAGCCTACGCGTACATCCTCTGATGACGAGATTTACGTTGCAAAGACCCAAGCGGACCCTCGCGTACACGGAGGGTATAACTTCGGCTTTAGCTGCAAGTCACGGAGTCagctgcagccatgttgagagcatACTTGTCAACACTCCAACACTTTCATTGCCCTCTTCCGCTTTCCTCCCGaggtcacaattctcctgtatttctcccgatttatgacaaa from Sebastes fasciatus isolate fSebFas1 chromosome 13, fSebFas1.pri, whole genome shotgun sequence encodes the following:
- the nptx2a gene encoding neuronal pentraxin-2a isoform X2 produces the protein MLTVVVGLLYLVSGRTVRSQDSTGSRFVCNAIPPGAEPGCGYGPTGGNRNRVQSSSPVEDELRNTILQLRENILQQKETIGSQQGTIKELNSKLARCEAAADETPQSRTRGGQGGSGSRRKDYSKNTMGDLPRDPGDTIDQLGKTMQSLKGRLESLEQSLHLPSTNVSAGSVSALSPLPPELRELLRQRLGALESQLLRKVADLEEEKSQLYNETAAHRQRTESALNSLLERITELEKSNNAFKSPEDFKVSLPLRTNYLYGRIKKSLPEMYAFTVCMWLKSSATPGIGTPFSYGVPGQANEIVLIEWGNNPIELLVNDKVAQLPLSVSDGRWHHICITWTTRDGFWEAYQDGERLGTGDNLAPWHPIKPGGVIILGQEQDIVGGRFDATQAFVGELSQFNMWDRVLRPVDIMGLANCSAYMPGNVIPWIDANVEVFGGASKTALEICEDRAFDS
- the nptx2a gene encoding neuronal pentraxin-2a isoform X1, whose product is MLTVVVGLLYLVSGRTVRSQDSTGSRFVCNAIPPGAEPGCGYGPTGGNRNRVQSSSPVEDELRNTILQLRENILQQKETIGSQQGTIKELNSKLARCEAAADETPQSRTRGGQGGSGSRRKDYSKNTMGDLPRDPGDTIDQLGKTMQSLKGRLESLEQQSLHLPSTNVSAGSVSALSPLPPELRELLRQRLGALESQLLRKVADLEEEKSQLYNETAAHRQRTESALNSLLERITELEKSNNAFKSPEDFKVSLPLRTNYLYGRIKKSLPEMYAFTVCMWLKSSATPGIGTPFSYGVPGQANEIVLIEWGNNPIELLVNDKVAQLPLSVSDGRWHHICITWTTRDGFWEAYQDGERLGTGDNLAPWHPIKPGGVIILGQEQDIVGGRFDATQAFVGELSQFNMWDRVLRPVDIMGLANCSAYMPGNVIPWIDANVEVFGGASKTALEICEDRAFDS